One genomic window of Trichlorobacter lovleyi includes the following:
- the fumC gene encoding class II fumarate hydratase, producing the protein MPSTRTENDSMGAIEVAADRYWGAQTQRSIQHFPIGVDRFRWQRPIIRALGLLKKASAQANAELGELSPELAQLISTASDEVIEGRLDDHFPLVVFQTGSGTQSNMNANEVISNRAIELAGGVLGSKKPVHPNDHVNRGQSSNDTFPTAMHIAVVEQLQQRLLPDVSSLRDRLASKAEEYRTVVKTGRTHLQDATPITLGQEIGGWVAQLDFGLAAVRACLPGLCELAIGGTAVGTGLNAHPRFGDLAAAQIAQLTGQPFISAPNKFFALAAHDALVQTSASLRTLAGGLMKLANDVRWLASGPRCGIGELQIPENEPGSSIMPGKINPTQCEALTMVCVQVFGNDAAVALAGSQGNFQLNVFKPVMVHNVLESIQLLADACSAFNEHCAGGITPNLPRIAEHLAGNLMLVTALTRHIGYDAAAAIAKEADHKGLTLRDAALASGLVTSEQYDAWIVPLAMTRPG; encoded by the coding sequence ATGCCATCGACACGGACTGAAAACGACTCCATGGGGGCGATTGAGGTAGCGGCGGACCGCTACTGGGGCGCCCAGACCCAGCGTTCCATCCAGCATTTTCCGATCGGGGTTGACCGCTTCCGCTGGCAGCGCCCCATCATCCGCGCACTGGGCCTCCTCAAAAAGGCCTCGGCCCAGGCCAATGCCGAGTTGGGAGAACTGTCCCCTGAGCTGGCCCAACTGATCAGCACTGCCAGCGATGAGGTGATTGAAGGCAGGCTGGATGATCACTTCCCGCTGGTGGTGTTTCAGACCGGCTCCGGCACCCAATCCAACATGAATGCCAACGAGGTGATCAGCAACCGGGCCATTGAGCTGGCCGGCGGCGTACTTGGCAGCAAGAAACCGGTCCACCCCAACGACCATGTCAACCGGGGACAATCCTCCAACGACACCTTTCCCACAGCCATGCATATTGCCGTGGTGGAACAGTTGCAACAGCGGCTGCTGCCGGATGTGAGCAGCCTGCGAGACAGACTGGCCTCAAAGGCGGAAGAGTATCGCACGGTGGTCAAGACCGGTCGGACCCACCTGCAGGACGCCACCCCGATCACCCTCGGCCAGGAGATCGGCGGCTGGGTTGCCCAGCTTGATTTCGGGCTCGCTGCGGTGCGGGCCTGTCTGCCCGGCCTGTGCGAACTTGCCATCGGCGGCACGGCCGTGGGTACCGGACTGAACGCCCACCCCCGTTTTGGCGACCTGGCTGCGGCACAGATCGCCCAACTGACCGGCCAGCCGTTTATCAGCGCCCCCAACAAGTTCTTTGCCCTGGCCGCCCACGATGCCCTGGTGCAGACCTCGGCCAGCCTGCGGACCCTGGCCGGTGGTCTGATGAAGCTGGCCAACGATGTCCGCTGGCTGGCAAGCGGCCCCCGTTGCGGGATCGGTGAGTTGCAGATCCCGGAAAACGAGCCGGGCTCATCGATCATGCCGGGCAAGATCAACCCCACCCAGTGCGAGGCCCTGACCATGGTCTGCGTCCAGGTATTTGGCAACGATGCCGCTGTTGCCCTGGCCGGCAGTCAGGGCAATTTCCAGCTGAACGTCTTCAAGCCGGTCATGGTGCACAACGTACTGGAAAGCATCCAGCTCCTGGCTGACGCCTGCAGCGCCTTTAACGAGCATTGTGCCGGCGGCATCACCCCCAACCTGCCCCGCATTGCAGAACATCTTGCCGGCAACCTGATGCTGGTCACTGCCCTGACCCGCCATATCGGCTACGACGCTGCAGCCGCAATTGCCAAGGAGGCCGATCACAAGGGGCTTACCCTGCGTGATGCAGCCCTGGCATCCGGCCTGGTAACGTCCGAACAGTATGATGCCTGGATTGTGCCGCTGGCCATGACCCGGCCGGGTTAA
- a CDS encoding DUF4197 domain-containing protein, with the protein MKRSCYLAFAALLVIWSPCHAGFLDDFSRDILPPSKHQSSLDNTVIVKGLKEALATGTEKAVTAVSRPDGYFRNQLIKILLPAKMQQVADVAAKIGFQQQVDTFVLSMNRAAEKAAPQAARYFGNAIRQMTVDDAKQILNGGDTAATVFFEKKTRAQLFEAFKPSVGTAMNQTGTARAYKELIGKYEATPLAAFSGKPSLDLDEYVTNKALDGLFLMVAEEEKKIRKDPAARTTDLLRKVFGGT; encoded by the coding sequence ATGAAACGCTCATGCTATCTTGCTTTTGCGGCTTTGCTTGTAATCTGGTCGCCCTGCCATGCCGGATTTTTAGATGATTTTTCCCGCGACATCCTGCCTCCGTCAAAACATCAGAGCAGCCTTGACAATACCGTTATTGTCAAAGGGCTCAAGGAGGCGTTGGCCACCGGCACCGAAAAAGCCGTAACAGCGGTTTCAAGGCCTGACGGCTACTTCCGTAACCAGCTGATCAAGATCCTGTTACCGGCCAAAATGCAACAGGTGGCAGACGTGGCAGCCAAGATCGGCTTTCAACAACAGGTTGATACCTTTGTCCTGAGTATGAACCGGGCTGCAGAGAAGGCAGCACCACAGGCAGCACGCTATTTTGGCAATGCCATTCGCCAGATGACGGTTGACGATGCCAAGCAGATTCTGAACGGTGGCGATACGGCAGCCACTGTTTTCTTTGAGAAAAAGACTCGCGCGCAGCTGTTTGAGGCGTTTAAACCAAGTGTCGGCACGGCAATGAATCAGACTGGTACCGCCCGGGCCTACAAGGAACTGATAGGCAAATATGAAGCCACGCCTCTGGCGGCTTTCTCAGGCAAGCCCTCCCTTGACCTTGATGAATATGTTACCAATAAGGCCCTGGACGGACTGTTCCTGATGGTGGCAGAGGAAGAGAAAAAGATCAGAAAAGACCCGGCGGCCCGGACCACAGATCTGTTGCGCAAGGTGTTCGGGGGTACATAG
- a CDS encoding EAL and HDOD domain-containing protein: MNSRSDHQTNREHDRSYFIGRQPILNRTQEIIGYELLFRAAGDHQAALYDDQAQASASVIASALSDFGLQDILGDKYGFLNITSAMLSSEVLELLPVEQSVLELLENVELDEAARLRCTNLKSLGFRIALDDHIYHPDHAAFYNMVDIVKVDTLTTDPAKLPEIAASLRSYPVQLLAERVETVEMFEQCRECGFELFQGYFFERPAIISHKRIDASGIGMMKLLQQLHEDADINAIEEIFREDPGLTFQLLKLVNSVMTGTRDKIKSLRHAIMLLGIIQLRRWMQLSLFAGKDESGLNSPLLEMAAVRGRLMELLVLQESAGQRNTELAESAFLTGILSLLDALYETTMEQIVEGLNLSEDLAVALLRHEGRLGQLLLLAKKLERSEFAAVQELLGSLSISLDQLLEAQLDAFSWRSGIAAQKPGE, encoded by the coding sequence ATGAATTCCAGATCTGACCATCAGACAAACCGGGAACATGACCGCAGCTACTTTATCGGCCGTCAGCCGATCTTGAACCGCACGCAGGAGATCATCGGCTACGAGCTGCTTTTCAGGGCTGCCGGAGATCATCAGGCCGCACTCTACGATGACCAGGCCCAGGCCTCGGCCTCGGTGATTGCCAGCGCCCTTTCCGATTTCGGTCTGCAGGATATCCTTGGCGACAAATACGGGTTTCTTAATATCACCTCTGCCATGCTGAGTTCAGAAGTGCTGGAACTGCTGCCGGTTGAGCAGTCGGTACTGGAGCTGCTTGAGAACGTCGAGCTTGACGAGGCGGCCCGTTTGCGTTGCACCAACCTGAAATCCCTCGGTTTCCGTATCGCGCTGGATGACCATATCTACCATCCCGACCACGCAGCCTTCTACAACATGGTTGATATTGTCAAGGTGGACACCCTGACCACCGATCCGGCAAAGCTGCCCGAAATCGCAGCCAGCCTGCGCAGCTACCCGGTGCAACTGTTGGCGGAACGGGTTGAAACCGTTGAGATGTTTGAGCAGTGCCGGGAATGTGGCTTTGAGCTGTTCCAGGGCTATTTTTTCGAGCGTCCGGCCATCATCAGCCATAAGCGGATAGATGCCTCCGGCATCGGCATGATGAAGTTGCTGCAACAGTTACACGAAGATGCCGACATTAACGCGATTGAAGAGATCTTCCGGGAAGACCCGGGGCTGACCTTTCAGCTGTTGAAGCTGGTCAACTCGGTCATGACCGGGACCCGTGACAAGATCAAGAGCCTGCGCCATGCCATCATGCTGCTGGGGATCATCCAGTTACGGCGTTGGATGCAGCTGTCCCTGTTTGCCGGCAAGGACGAAAGCGGTTTGAATTCACCGCTGCTTGAGATGGCAGCCGTACGGGGGCGCCTGATGGAGCTGCTGGTGCTGCAGGAGTCCGCAGGACAGCGCAACACCGAACTGGCGGAGTCGGCCTTCCTGACCGGCATCCTTTCGTTGCTGGATGCCCTGTATGAGACCACCATGGAGCAGATCGTCGAAGGTCTGAACCTGTCGGAAGATCTGGCCGTCGCCCTCCTGCGCCACGAGGGACGGCTCGGGCAACTGTTGCTCCTGGCAAAGAAGCTGGAGCGTTCCGAGTTCGCCGCTGTACAAGAGCTGCTCGGCTCGCTCTCCATCAGCCTTGATCAGCTGCTGGAAGCCCAGCTGGATGCGTTCAGCTGGCGCAGCGGCATCGCAGCACAGAAGCCGGGAGAATAA
- a CDS encoding 2-oxoacid:ferredoxin oxidoreductase subunit beta, translated as MTATTESAAVNRIGLSKADYNGASSTLCNGCGHYSIANVIIGAAYELGLDPTRIAKFSGIGCSSKSPAYFLGKSHSINGLHGRMPSLATGATTVNKDLVAIGVSGDGDTGSIGLGQFKHLLRRNVDMVYLIENNGVYGLTKGQLSATADLGQKSKHGGLNELPPIDLCLEAIIAGCSFVARSFAGDPKQLQTLLKAAFSHRGTAVLNIISPCVTFNNGEGSTKSYVWGREHELPLHEINFIPLEHDEIQADYEAGAVREVAMHDGSLIRLRKIDQEYDPTDRMAAIRLLEEEHSGQMFTTGLLYINEGRQTLAEHEKLVALPLVHLPDEKLRPSRAALDAINAEYS; from the coding sequence ATGACTGCAACCACCGAATCTGCTGCTGTCAACCGGATCGGCTTGAGCAAGGCCGATTACAACGGTGCCAGCTCGACACTCTGCAACGGCTGCGGCCACTACTCGATCGCCAACGTGATCATCGGCGCCGCCTATGAACTGGGACTTGACCCGACCCGCATCGCCAAATTCAGCGGCATCGGCTGTTCAAGCAAAAGCCCGGCCTACTTCCTCGGTAAATCCCACAGCATCAACGGCCTGCATGGACGTATGCCGTCACTGGCCACCGGCGCCACAACCGTCAACAAGGACCTGGTGGCCATCGGCGTCAGCGGCGACGGCGACACCGGTTCAATCGGTCTCGGCCAGTTCAAGCATCTGCTGCGCCGCAACGTTGATATGGTCTACCTGATCGAAAACAACGGCGTCTATGGCCTGACCAAGGGACAGCTCTCCGCCACCGCTGACCTGGGGCAGAAGTCCAAGCATGGCGGCCTGAATGAACTGCCGCCGATTGATCTCTGCCTTGAAGCGATCATTGCCGGGTGCAGTTTTGTTGCCCGCTCCTTTGCCGGCGACCCCAAACAGCTGCAGACGCTGCTCAAGGCCGCCTTCTCGCACCGCGGCACCGCGGTACTGAACATCATCAGTCCCTGCGTCACCTTCAACAACGGCGAGGGCTCCACCAAAAGCTATGTCTGGGGCCGCGAGCATGAACTGCCGCTGCATGAGATCAACTTCATCCCCCTGGAACATGATGAGATTCAGGCTGACTACGAAGCCGGTGCGGTTCGCGAGGTGGCAATGCACGATGGATCACTCATCCGCCTCAGGAAAATCGACCAGGAATACGACCCCACCGACCGGATGGCAGCCATCAGGCTATTGGAAGAGGAACATTCCGGCCAGATGTTTACCACCGGCCTGCTCTACATCAACGAAGGGCGGCAGACCCTGGCCGAACATGAAAAGCTGGTTGCTCTACCGCTGGTCCATCTGCCGGACGAAAAACTGCGCCCTTCCCGGGCGGCACTGGATGCGATCAACGCAGAATACAGCTGA
- a CDS encoding 2-oxoacid:acceptor oxidoreductase subunit alpha, producing the protein MIATDAKQPPATNAADRRTPCVNDFSITIATVNGAGSQTANNTLLRAIHKMGVPVSGKNIFPSNIQGLPTWFTIRVSTAGYLARREQNEVLVALNRASLQEDIRNLASGGICLYPLDEQLPLRRDDVTFYPMPVNELVKQSGADLKLRPYVANMVYVGALAWLLEIELPEVEAALSHQFNGKQKAITLNYATVQAAYDWAAANLVKNDPFCIERMDRTTGTFLVDGNSAAALGAVFGGVQFAAWYPITPSTSIVDHLSDYLHRLRRDPDGKATYSIVQAEDELAVIGMVVGAGWAGARSMTATSGPGLSLMAEFAGYAYFAEIPAVIWDVQRMGPSTGLPTRTAQDDILAAYTLGHGDGRHICLIPGTVNECFEFGSMALDLAERLQTLVIVLSDLDLGLNLWPTKPFSYPDRPLDRGKVLSAEELTRLQGDWKRYADLDGDGICYRTLPGTNHPAAAYFTRGTGHNEAAGYSERPEDWAANLSRLARKHDYARTIVPAPVIDPVNAAEVGLISYGSNDPAIQEARDLLHASGIASSYLRLRALPLESSLTEFISSHKRLYVVENNLDGQMRALIQLHAPADADRLVSIAKCDGLPLTADWIAASIAALEAKEEKP; encoded by the coding sequence ATGATCGCAACCGACGCCAAGCAACCACCCGCCACAAACGCGGCTGACCGTCGAACGCCGTGTGTCAACGACTTCTCGATCACCATCGCCACCGTCAACGGTGCCGGAAGTCAAACCGCCAACAACACGCTACTGCGCGCCATCCACAAGATGGGTGTCCCGGTCAGCGGCAAAAACATCTTCCCCTCCAACATCCAGGGGCTGCCCACCTGGTTCACCATTCGCGTGAGCACGGCAGGCTACCTTGCCCGCCGCGAACAGAACGAGGTCCTGGTGGCGCTGAACAGGGCCTCACTTCAGGAGGATATCCGGAATCTGGCCTCAGGCGGCATCTGTCTCTATCCGCTGGACGAGCAGCTCCCGCTCAGACGCGACGACGTCACCTTTTATCCGATGCCGGTGAATGAGCTGGTCAAACAGTCCGGAGCCGATCTCAAGCTGAGACCGTACGTGGCCAACATGGTCTATGTCGGTGCCCTGGCCTGGCTGCTGGAGATCGAGCTGCCGGAGGTTGAAGCGGCATTGTCACATCAGTTCAACGGCAAACAGAAGGCGATCACGCTCAACTATGCCACCGTACAAGCCGCCTATGACTGGGCAGCAGCCAACCTTGTCAAAAACGACCCCTTCTGCATCGAACGGATGGACAGAACCACAGGGACATTCCTGGTGGACGGCAACAGCGCCGCTGCCCTCGGCGCGGTCTTTGGCGGCGTGCAGTTTGCGGCCTGGTATCCAATCACCCCCTCGACATCCATCGTGGACCACCTGAGTGACTATCTCCACAGGCTGCGCCGTGACCCTGACGGCAAAGCCACCTACTCGATCGTCCAGGCGGAAGATGAACTGGCGGTTATCGGCATGGTGGTCGGGGCCGGCTGGGCCGGTGCCCGCTCAATGACGGCAACGTCGGGGCCGGGCCTCTCCCTGATGGCCGAGTTTGCCGGGTACGCCTACTTTGCCGAGATTCCTGCCGTTATCTGGGATGTGCAGCGGATGGGACCATCCACCGGCCTGCCGACCCGCACGGCGCAGGACGACATCCTGGCGGCCTACACCCTCGGTCATGGCGATGGCCGGCATATCTGCCTGATCCCCGGTACGGTAAACGAATGCTTTGAATTCGGCAGCATGGCACTTGATCTGGCCGAGCGGTTGCAAACGCTGGTGATCGTGTTGAGCGACCTTGATCTCGGCCTGAACCTCTGGCCGACCAAACCGTTTAGCTACCCTGACCGACCGCTTGACCGCGGCAAGGTCCTGTCGGCCGAAGAGCTGACCCGTCTGCAGGGGGACTGGAAACGCTATGCCGACCTTGACGGCGATGGCATCTGCTACCGGACCCTGCCCGGCACCAACCATCCGGCAGCTGCCTATTTCACGCGCGGCACCGGCCACAATGAGGCTGCGGGCTACAGCGAACGCCCCGAGGACTGGGCCGCCAACCTGAGCCGCCTGGCCAGGAAGCATGACTACGCACGCACCATCGTGCCTGCACCGGTTATTGATCCGGTCAATGCTGCAGAAGTCGGGCTGATCTCTTATGGCAGCAACGACCCGGCCATCCAGGAGGCACGTGATCTCCTGCATGCAAGCGGTATCGCTTCATCATACCTGCGGCTGCGTGCCCTGCCGCTGGAAAGCAGCCTGACGGAGTTCATCAGCAGCCACAAGCGCCTCTATGTCGTTGAAAACAACCTGGATGGCCAGATGCGCGCACTGATCCAACTGCATGCGCCTGCCGATGCCGACCGGCTCGTCTCGATCGCCAAGTGTGACGGCCTGCCCCTGACCGCCGACTGGATCGCCGCATCGATTGCGGCGCTTGAAGCAAAGGAGGAGAAGCCATGA
- a CDS encoding uracil-xanthine permease family protein, whose protein sequence is MSTTPEPVWRTALSGAQILFVAFGATVLVPLLTGLNPSLALLGAGIGTLVFQICTGRQVPIYLGSSFAFIAPVIYSVKSWGMPATLGALAAASLFYYIAAALVKWRGVGLIHHLLPPVVIGPVVMVIGLGLAQVAINMATGKAGDSQVVPYGTALGIAAVSLTATMLTAIHARGLLKLVPILVGVAAGYGSSLFLGLIDFSKVINAPWLAVPQFGHPEFNLAAILFMIPVAIAPIVEHVGGILAIGSVVGRDYTEQPGLHRTLLGDGLAVTIAGLFGGPPVTTYGEVTGAVMLTRNYNPVVMTWAAGFAILMAFVGKFGALLQTIPMPVMGGIMVLLFGSIAGIGLKTIIDGRVDLMKPRNLCLVSVTLVTGIGGLGVTIGSFSLQGISLCGVLAVVLNQLLPRGEQEGEASPVDNGSEQGGCPG, encoded by the coding sequence ATGTCAACCACTCCCGAACCGGTCTGGCGTACCGCCCTTTCCGGCGCACAGATCCTGTTTGTCGCCTTCGGGGCAACCGTACTCGTTCCGCTCTTGACCGGTCTGAACCCCAGTCTGGCGCTGCTGGGGGCCGGGATCGGCACCCTGGTCTTCCAGATCTGCACCGGACGTCAGGTGCCGATCTACCTCGGCTCCTCCTTCGCCTTTATCGCCCCGGTGATCTACTCGGTCAAGAGCTGGGGCATGCCGGCCACCCTGGGGGCACTGGCAGCGGCCAGTCTGTTCTACTATATCGCCGCGGCGCTGGTAAAATGGCGCGGGGTCGGCCTCATACATCACCTGCTGCCGCCGGTGGTGATCGGACCGGTGGTGATGGTGATCGGTCTGGGACTGGCCCAGGTGGCGATCAACATGGCCACCGGCAAGGCCGGAGACAGCCAGGTCGTCCCCTATGGCACGGCCCTGGGCATTGCCGCTGTTTCACTGACTGCCACCATGCTGACCGCCATCCATGCCCGCGGCCTGCTCAAACTGGTGCCGATTCTGGTGGGGGTGGCAGCCGGCTACGGCAGCTCCCTTTTTCTTGGCCTGATTGATTTCAGCAAGGTGATCAACGCCCCCTGGCTGGCAGTGCCGCAGTTCGGCCACCCTGAATTCAATCTGGCGGCAATCCTGTTCATGATCCCGGTGGCCATCGCCCCGATTGTCGAACATGTGGGCGGCATCCTGGCCATCGGCTCGGTGGTCGGCCGTGATTACACGGAGCAGCCCGGTCTGCACCGCACCTTGCTGGGTGACGGCCTGGCGGTCACCATTGCCGGCCTCTTTGGCGGCCCGCCGGTAACCACCTATGGCGAGGTAACCGGGGCGGTCATGCTGACCCGCAACTACAACCCGGTGGTCATGACCTGGGCAGCCGGCTTTGCCATTCTGATGGCGTTTGTCGGCAAGTTCGGCGCCCTGTTGCAGACGATCCCCATGCCGGTCATGGGAGGAATCATGGTCCTGCTTTTCGGTTCGATAGCAGGCATCGGCCTGAAGACCATTATTGACGGCAGGGTTGACCTGATGAAACCGCGCAATCTCTGCCTGGTCTCCGTTACCCTGGTGACCGGTATCGGCGGCCTGGGGGTCACCATCGGCAGCTTCAGCCTGCAGGGTATCAGCCTCTGCGGCGTACTGGCGGTCGTGCTGAACCAGCTGCTTCCCCGTGGTGAACAGGAGGGGGAAGCCAGCCCGGTGGATAACGGCAGCGAACAGGGCGGATGCCCCGGCTAG
- the upp gene encoding uracil phosphoribosyltransferase, whose translation MAIYEVKHPLIQHKLGLLRKADLSTKQFRELASEVARLLTYEATKDLETESITINGWAGPVTVQQIKGKKITIVPILRAGLGMMNGVLDMIPSAKVSVVGLYRNEETLEPVAYYEKFTTDMEERTALIIDPMLATGGSLLATIEMLKATGCRRIKGLFLVAVPEGLEKISNAHPDVEIYVASIDERLNEHGYILPGLGDAGDKIFGTK comes from the coding sequence GTGGCCATTTACGAAGTCAAACACCCGCTGATCCAGCACAAGCTCGGCCTGCTGCGCAAGGCTGATCTCAGCACCAAACAGTTTCGTGAACTTGCCTCTGAAGTTGCCCGTCTGTTGACCTATGAAGCGACCAAGGATCTGGAAACCGAGAGCATCACGATCAACGGTTGGGCCGGGCCGGTCACCGTCCAGCAGATCAAGGGCAAGAAGATTACGATTGTGCCGATTCTGCGGGCCGGGCTGGGGATGATGAACGGGGTGCTCGATATGATTCCCAGTGCCAAGGTCAGCGTGGTCGGCCTGTACCGTAACGAGGAGACCCTGGAGCCGGTAGCCTACTACGAGAAATTCACCACGGACATGGAAGAGCGCACCGCCTTGATCATTGATCCGATGCTGGCAACCGGCGGTTCACTGCTGGCCACCATCGAGATGCTGAAGGCAACCGGCTGCAGACGGATCAAGGGCCTGTTTCTGGTGGCCGTCCCCGAGGGTCTTGAGAAGATCAGCAACGCCCACCCTGATGTAGAGATCTATGTCGCCTCCATTGATGAGCGGCTCAACGAGCATGGCTACATCCTTCCGGGCCTCGGCGATGCCGGGGATAAAATCTTCGGTACCAAATAG
- a CDS encoding Hsp70 family protein, with product MQPVFGIDFGTTNSALSIYHNGTVEVVAVDGTDRSGELMRSVLYFNEDNEIFAGNEAVRQYVGDGAAGRFMQSIKTFLPNTSFDSTEIFGRRYAIDDLVAIILRQIKARGEAHLGCPVERVVLGRPVLFSTDPAKDAVAEQRLEKAARKAGFKQIRFQYEPVAAALAFEETLQPGQERIVFIGDFGGGTSDFSVIRVKGGAFARSDRRSDVLSLGGVYVAGDKFDSQIMWDKVAHHFGRTARYKTLGKDDWVTVPRSIIYTLCQWHRIPLLRARKTREHIRVIKGSTDNRQAIQHLENIIDDNFGYFLFQAIESAKCRLSDQEQARISFTERDLCISEQLSKLEFEDINRENFRQIADCIDDVLARSGLLADRIDSVFLTGGTSRIPHIQALFAERFGREKLHNRQAFTSVVHGLGASVPLFTWS from the coding sequence ATGCAACCCGTATTCGGTATCGATTTTGGTACCACCAATTCAGCACTGTCGATCTATCACAACGGCACGGTCGAGGTGGTGGCCGTTGACGGCACTGACCGTTCCGGAGAGCTGATGCGCTCAGTACTCTATTTTAACGAAGACAACGAGATCTTCGCCGGAAACGAAGCGGTCCGCCAGTATGTCGGTGATGGTGCTGCAGGACGTTTTATGCAGTCGATCAAGACATTTTTACCCAATACCAGCTTCGACAGTACCGAGATTTTCGGGAGGCGGTATGCTATCGATGACCTGGTAGCCATCATCCTGAGGCAGATCAAGGCACGGGGAGAGGCGCATCTGGGCTGCCCTGTGGAGCGTGTGGTGCTGGGGCGGCCGGTTCTGTTTTCGACCGATCCTGCCAAAGACGCCGTGGCTGAGCAGCGTCTGGAAAAGGCTGCCCGCAAGGCAGGTTTTAAACAGATCCGGTTTCAGTATGAACCGGTGGCAGCGGCGCTGGCCTTTGAAGAGACATTGCAGCCCGGACAGGAACGGATCGTGTTTATCGGTGATTTTGGCGGGGGGACCTCGGATTTCTCGGTAATACGCGTCAAAGGGGGCGCCTTTGCCCGCTCCGACCGCCGCAGTGACGTGCTCTCACTGGGTGGCGTCTATGTGGCCGGTGACAAGTTCGACTCGCAGATCATGTGGGACAAGGTGGCGCACCATTTTGGCCGAACCGCCCGCTATAAGACCCTGGGCAAGGATGACTGGGTCACGGTGCCCCGCAGCATCATCTACACCCTCTGCCAGTGGCATCGCATCCCGCTTTTACGGGCCCGAAAGACCAGAGAACATATCCGCGTGATCAAAGGCAGCACCGACAATCGCCAGGCGATTCAGCACCTGGAAAACATCATTGACGACAACTTCGGCTACTTCCTGTTTCAGGCCATAGAAAGCGCCAAGTGCCGGCTTTCAGACCAGGAGCAGGCCCGGATCAGCTTTACGGAGCGGGATCTGTGCATCAGTGAGCAGCTCAGCAAGCTGGAGTTCGAGGACATCAACCGGGAAAATTTCCGGCAGATTGCCGACTGCATCGATGACGTGCTGGCACGATCCGGTCTGCTAGCGGACCGGATTGATTCGGTCTTTCTGACCGGAGGCACCTCCCGCATCCCCCATATCCAGGCCCTGTTTGCCGAGCGGTTTGGCAGAGAAAAGCTCCATAACAGACAGGCCTTTACCAGCGTTGTCCATGGGCTTGGCGCCAGCGTCCCCCTGTTTACCTGGAGCTGA